Proteins from a single region of Nocardioides anomalus:
- a CDS encoding 4Fe-4S dicluster domain-containing protein — protein sequence MSDQRGSRGTLVIDTERCKGCELCIAACPPGVLEMSSEVNELGYRFPLLHEGCTGCTACQMVCPDYVFDVYRFQRG from the coding sequence GTGAGCGACCAGCGCGGCTCGCGCGGCACCCTCGTCATCGACACCGAGCGGTGCAAGGGCTGCGAGCTCTGCATCGCGGCCTGCCCGCCCGGGGTGCTCGAGATGAGCAGCGAGGTCAACGAGCTCGGCTACCGCTTCCCGCTGCTGCACGAGGGCTGCACCGGCTGCACGGCGTGCCAGATGGTCTGTCCCGACTACGTCTTCGACGTCTACCGCTTCCAGCGCGGGTGA
- a CDS encoding GntR family transcriptional regulator produces the protein MISRHKTSDAIADVLVGRIVRGELRPGDRIDLAAVAAELDVSRAPLREALILLERDGLVDMPLHRGAYVAQLGVDAVREGFTLYALLSALTVRTVVGRLDASTLDRLEAAHDRALASTGAVDFERHAREFRRIINVHAAGPHLRSLLRTFNGLVRSVSLLAIEDDVEREREYLSEELAALRFGDLASALDATVRHVLGTGEQAIRSLRARGVFDGQEGELVGLENLDLASLVEAVLGGTVGAAHFTDPELLA, from the coding sequence ATGATCTCGCGGCACAAGACCAGTGATGCGATCGCCGACGTCCTCGTCGGCCGGATCGTCCGCGGGGAGCTGCGGCCGGGTGACCGGATCGACCTGGCCGCGGTGGCCGCCGAGCTGGACGTGAGCCGCGCACCGCTGCGGGAGGCCCTGATCCTGCTCGAGCGGGACGGCCTCGTCGACATGCCCCTGCACCGCGGCGCCTACGTCGCCCAGCTCGGCGTGGACGCCGTGCGGGAGGGGTTCACGCTCTACGCCCTGCTGAGCGCGCTCACCGTGCGGACCGTCGTCGGTCGCCTCGACGCCTCGACGCTCGACCGGCTCGAGGCCGCGCACGACCGGGCCCTGGCCAGCACCGGCGCGGTGGACTTCGAACGGCACGCCCGTGAGTTCCGCCGGATCATCAACGTGCACGCCGCCGGCCCGCACCTGCGCTCGCTGCTGCGCACCTTCAACGGGCTGGTCCGGTCGGTCTCCCTGCTGGCCATCGAGGACGACGTGGAACGCGAGCGCGAGTACCTCAGCGAGGAGCTCGCCGCCCTGCGCTTCGGCGACCTGGCCAGCGCCCTCGACGCCACCGTGCGCCACGTCCTCGGGACGGGGGAGCAGGCGATCCGGTCCCTGCGGGCCCGCGGGGTGTTCGACGGTCAGGAGGGCGAGCTGGTCGGGCTGGAGAACCTCGACCTCGCCTCGCTCGTGGAGGCCGTCCTCGGCGGCACGGTCGGCGCCGCCCACTTCACCGATCCCGAGCTCCTCGCGTGA
- a CDS encoding 2-oxoacid:acceptor oxidoreductase family protein produces MLNRAAPHAERTVTLTGIGGQGIQLVAKTLAEAFTRQGRYAMLGASYGGEMRGGPSAASVVVGDAPLRSLPVVVRSHAVLLFHDRFSEASLARLVPGGLCLVNSSVVGDDVVAELPGRRAVPATQTAKELGAAQAAGFVMLGAYCALVEPVPTALLEAALTDLLPPYRKQHAPTNARAVEAGHALGRALAPLEVAGVPA; encoded by the coding sequence ATGTTGAACAGAGCCGCGCCGCACGCCGAGCGCACCGTCACGCTGACCGGGATCGGCGGCCAGGGCATCCAGCTCGTCGCCAAGACCCTGGCCGAGGCGTTCACCCGTCAGGGCCGCTACGCCATGCTCGGCGCGTCGTACGGCGGCGAGATGCGCGGGGGTCCCTCGGCGGCCTCGGTCGTGGTCGGCGACGCCCCGTTGCGCTCCCTGCCCGTGGTGGTCCGCAGTCACGCGGTGCTCCTCTTCCACGACCGGTTCAGTGAGGCGTCGCTGGCCCGTCTGGTCCCCGGCGGGCTCTGCCTGGTGAACAGCTCGGTCGTCGGCGACGACGTCGTCGCCGAGCTCCCCGGGCGACGGGCGGTCCCGGCCACGCAGACGGCCAAGGAGCTCGGGGCGGCCCAGGCGGCCGGCTTCGTCATGCTCGGTGCCTACTGCGCCCTGGTCGAGCCGGTGCCGACCGCGCTGCTGGAGGCGGCGCTGACCGACCTGCTCCCGCCCTACCGCAAGCAGCACGCCCCCACCAACGCCCGGGCGGTCGAGGCGGGCCACGCGCTCGGGCGTGCGCTGGCCCCCCTCGAGGTCGCGGGGGTGCCGGCATGA
- a CDS encoding SDR family NAD(P)-dependent oxidoreductase — protein MSDTTGPGLPGLDSLRDKVAVVTGAAKGQGAAEVELLHSLGATVVAADVLPTQHLVDRLGPGVVSHALDVADASSWADLAARLDAEHGRVDVLVNNAGVFEAKPLEEWSPADTRRVLDVNLVGAILGIQVLVPLMPEGSSIVNISSTAGLRGYGAALPYSASKFGLRGVSRSAAQALARRGIRVNCVCPGSVDTDMHDPTRLDPARIPIPRPGRPLEVATVVAFLASDASSYCTGADFVVDGGLNA, from the coding sequence GTGAGCGACACGACCGGCCCGGGCCTGCCCGGGCTCGACAGCCTGCGCGACAAGGTCGCGGTGGTCACCGGTGCGGCCAAGGGGCAGGGCGCCGCCGAGGTGGAGCTGCTGCACTCGCTCGGGGCGACCGTGGTCGCCGCAGACGTGCTGCCCACCCAGCACCTCGTCGACCGGCTGGGTCCCGGAGTCGTGAGCCATGCGCTGGACGTGGCCGACGCGTCCTCGTGGGCCGACCTCGCGGCCCGGCTCGACGCCGAGCACGGCCGCGTCGACGTGCTCGTCAACAACGCCGGCGTCTTCGAGGCCAAGCCGCTCGAGGAGTGGAGCCCGGCCGACACCCGCCGCGTCCTCGACGTCAACCTGGTCGGCGCGATCCTGGGCATCCAGGTCCTCGTGCCGCTGATGCCGGAGGGCTCGTCCATCGTCAACATCTCCTCCACCGCCGGGCTGCGGGGCTACGGCGCCGCCCTGCCGTACTCGGCCTCGAAGTTCGGGCTCCGCGGCGTGAGCCGCTCGGCCGCCCAGGCGCTCGCCCGACGCGGCATCCGCGTCAACTGCGTGTGCCCGGGCTCCGTCGACACCGACATGCACGACCCGACCCGCCTCGACCCGGCGCGGATCCCGATCCCTCGCCCCGGCCGGCCGCTGGAGGTCGCCACGGTCGTGGCGTTCCTGGCCTCGGACGCCTCGTCGTACTGCACCGGCGCGGACTTCGTCGTCGACGGCGGCCTCAACGCGTGA
- a CDS encoding NAD(P)-dependent oxidoreductase, producing MTRIGIVGLGAMGAPMARRLLATRAPGDEVVVHDVRRDAVAALVGAGAVAAGSLAALAAAADAVCVVVRDDAEVRAVATELADHDPLVLVHATVHPDTPATLPGRVVDAPVSGGVGAAATGELAVMVGAAPEDFAEARPVLERLGTLVLHVGGPGAGTRLKLARNLVQYVAFGAAAEARRLVTSAGLAPDDLAAVMRHTDRLIGGPGVLVGREAGALDPAHLTALGHKDLDLALSAGAASGLELPLTQVARDRLADDLATLLGQAP from the coding sequence GTGACCCGGATCGGGATCGTCGGGCTCGGCGCGATGGGCGCGCCGATGGCCCGTCGGCTGCTCGCGACCCGCGCGCCCGGTGACGAGGTGGTGGTCCACGACGTGCGCCGCGACGCCGTCGCTGCACTGGTCGGGGCGGGCGCCGTCGCGGCGGGCTCCCTCGCGGCGCTGGCCGCAGCAGCCGATGCGGTGTGCGTCGTCGTGCGCGACGACGCGGAGGTGCGTGCGGTCGCCACGGAGCTCGCGGACCACGACCCGCTGGTCCTGGTGCACGCCACCGTGCACCCCGACACCCCGGCCACGCTCCCGGGCCGGGTCGTCGACGCTCCGGTCAGCGGAGGCGTGGGGGCGGCCGCCACGGGCGAGCTCGCCGTCATGGTCGGTGCGGCCCCGGAGGACTTCGCGGAGGCCCGACCGGTGCTGGAGAGGCTGGGCACGCTGGTGCTCCACGTCGGCGGGCCCGGGGCGGGGACCCGGCTCAAGCTGGCGCGCAACCTGGTCCAGTACGTCGCCTTCGGCGCCGCCGCCGAGGCCCGGCGTCTCGTCACCTCGGCCGGCCTGGCCCCGGACGACCTGGCCGCGGTCATGCGCCACACCGACCGCCTCATCGGCGGCCCGGGCGTCCTCGTCGGACGCGAGGCGGGCGCCCTGGACCCGGCCCACCTGACCGCGCTGGGCCACAAGGACCTCGACCTGGCCCTGTCCGCCGGGGCCGCCTCCGGCCTCGAGCTGCCGCTGACCCAGGTGGCCCGCGACCGGCTCGCCGACGACCTCGCCACCCTTCTGGGTCAGGCGCCCTGA
- a CDS encoding thiamine pyrophosphate-dependent enzyme, which produces MTQRTTLDLVDTSGPPTAPSTEVASAHPSLILGEHSLCPGCGEPVALRLILETLQELGVVQRSIGVVGHGCYGSFVRIMDIDVLQCLHGRAPSCATGIKRVRPDSVVFTMQGDGDMVNEGLQEVLHTAARGENVTCILLNNGVFGDTGGQQTATTVLGQRTKTSLEGRAAAEHGYPIPISDLVASLQGVGYVARGAVSTPGGVAQTKRMLRRAFESQLAGEGLSLVEILTMCPTGWFVPASEGPGYQSESMETVYGIGELVSRRGEQS; this is translated from the coding sequence ATGACCCAGCGCACGACCCTCGACCTCGTCGACACCTCCGGCCCGCCCACGGCGCCGAGCACCGAGGTGGCGTCGGCCCACCCGTCGCTGATCCTGGGCGAGCACTCGCTCTGCCCGGGCTGCGGCGAGCCGGTGGCGCTGCGCCTCATCCTCGAGACGCTGCAGGAGCTCGGGGTGGTGCAGCGCTCGATCGGCGTGGTGGGTCACGGCTGCTACGGCAGCTTCGTGCGGATCATGGACATCGACGTGCTGCAGTGCCTGCACGGCCGCGCCCCGTCCTGCGCCACGGGCATCAAGCGGGTCCGGCCCGACTCGGTGGTCTTCACGATGCAGGGCGACGGGGACATGGTCAACGAGGGGCTGCAGGAGGTCCTGCACACCGCGGCCCGCGGCGAGAACGTGACCTGCATCCTGCTCAACAACGGGGTCTTCGGCGACACGGGCGGCCAGCAGACCGCGACCACGGTGCTCGGCCAACGGACCAAGACCAGCCTCGAGGGCCGGGCCGCGGCGGAGCACGGCTACCCGATCCCGATCAGCGACCTGGTCGCCTCGCTGCAGGGCGTCGGGTACGTCGCCCGCGGCGCGGTCTCGACCCCGGGCGGCGTCGCCCAGACCAAGCGGATGCTGCGCCGGGCGTTCGAGAGCCAGCTGGCCGGTGAGGGGCTCAGCCTGGTGGAGATCCTCACGATGTGCCCGACCGGCTGGTTCGTGCCGGCGTCCGAGGGGCCCGGCTACCAGTCGGAGTCGATGGAGACCGTCTACGGCATCGGCGAGCTCGTCTCGCGCAGGGGGGAGCAGTCATGA
- a CDS encoding transketolase C-terminal domain-containing protein — protein sequence MSLELLSGSVAITRAAITAGCRFFAGYPMSPFTGLLEAMSRELGPAGGTCINAESEIEGVNMTIGAAAAGARAATGSCGQGIALMQEAIAEGALNETPFVVFNMARNQQDYFQCTRGGGWGDYRTITLAPKDIHEAVEHTQLLFHLADLHRAPTILYGDPLLAQTLVGVDVQPLELDPLPAKDWALDGSLSGTGRSRQVWTWAMGKATDPGLGPDGHWRAVAEKFDRIAEQEQRHEAIAVEDADTVVVAFGSAAKFAEHVVEELRAEGHRIGLFRPITLWPFPGAALAEATRRARRVLVFELNAGQMLDDVRQWAHDRDTVRFVGGVSIGESGLDYGPLLDVPVIKQRVLAALDLEPARS from the coding sequence ATGAGCCTGGAGCTGCTGTCGGGCAGCGTCGCGATCACGCGCGCGGCCATCACCGCCGGGTGCCGCTTCTTCGCCGGCTACCCGATGTCGCCGTTCACCGGGCTGCTCGAAGCCATGTCCCGCGAGCTCGGCCCGGCCGGCGGCACGTGCATCAACGCCGAGAGCGAGATCGAGGGCGTCAACATGACCATCGGCGCGGCCGCGGCGGGGGCGCGCGCCGCGACCGGCTCGTGCGGTCAGGGGATCGCCCTCATGCAGGAGGCGATCGCCGAGGGCGCCCTCAACGAGACGCCGTTCGTCGTGTTCAACATGGCGCGCAACCAGCAGGACTACTTCCAGTGCACCCGCGGCGGCGGCTGGGGCGACTACCGCACGATCACCCTCGCCCCCAAGGACATCCACGAGGCGGTCGAGCACACCCAGCTGCTGTTCCACCTCGCCGACCTGCACCGCGCCCCGACGATCCTGTACGGCGACCCGCTGCTCGCCCAGACCCTGGTCGGCGTGGACGTCCAGCCGCTGGAGCTCGACCCGCTGCCGGCCAAGGACTGGGCCCTCGACGGCTCGCTGAGCGGCACCGGCCGGTCCCGGCAGGTCTGGACCTGGGCGATGGGCAAGGCCACCGATCCCGGCCTCGGTCCGGACGGGCACTGGCGAGCGGTCGCCGAGAAGTTCGACCGGATCGCCGAGCAGGAGCAGCGCCACGAGGCGATCGCGGTCGAGGACGCCGACACGGTGGTCGTCGCCTTCGGGTCGGCGGCGAAGTTCGCCGAGCACGTCGTCGAGGAGCTGCGCGCCGAGGGCCACCGCATCGGCCTGTTCCGCCCCATCACGCTGTGGCCGTTCCCCGGGGCGGCGCTGGCCGAGGCCACACGCCGGGCCCGACGGGTGCTGGTCTTCGAGCTGAACGCCGGCCAGATGCTCGACGACGTCCGCCAGTGGGCGCACGACCGGGACACGGTGCGCTTCGTGGGCGGTGTGAGCATCGGCGAGTCGGGGCTCGACTACGGCCCCCTGCTCGACGTACCCGTCATCAAGCAGCGGGTGCTGGCCGCCCTCGACCTCGAACCGGCCAGGAGCTGA